A genome region from Prionailurus bengalensis isolate Pbe53 chromosome B4, Fcat_Pben_1.1_paternal_pri, whole genome shotgun sequence includes the following:
- the LOC122473072 gene encoding cationic amino acid transporter 3-like — protein sequence MLRQTFRTFGQKLVRRPMLEEPVAEDDPERRLSTLDLVTLGVGRTLGVGVYVLACEVVSNQAGPSFVICVLIAGLSSMLAALCYAEITARVPHSGSAYLYSHVTIGELWAFITGWNRILSLVANAVIYFQVLFLVFESLRVTLQEFILTHVSHYLREDHISFIFMFTLWFFMDFWYDSTSSLAKVVMLVKILVLSFVIIAGFVKGDLHNWKLTEEDYVKAGLNDTSSLGPLGSGGFVPFGFEGILRGAATCFYAFIGFEEIVTRVEEAQKPQRSIPRSIVISLFILFVLYFGVSLALTLMVPYYQLQPGSTLPEAFLFIGWAPAYYILVFGFFCSFLGSIFGLIFPIYQLLHKMAGDGLLFPVIAWILTRNIIIRMFFLIFMIIAAIMTFFFGITDVVDLMFIGSMISYSMVAICVLIIRYQPEMQNDENETEVQDENGPAAGRLTLQGLLFPGSPTPTPLSGRVIYVCSLLLVMLLILLCLVLAQWPVLLSGDPVWISVVVLLLVLITGVTGVIWRQPQSSSSLHSKVSALPLLPVLSIFMNVYLMMQVSAATWIVFGVWMLIGFAIYFSYGFRYSLVSNRT from the coding sequence ATGCTGCGTCAGACATTTCGTACATTTGGTCAAAAACTGGTACGCAGACCTATGCTGGAGGAACCAGTGGCTGAGGATGACCCAGAGAGAAGACTGAGCACTCTGGATTTAGTGACCCTGGGTGTGGGCCGCACACTGGGTGTAGGTGTGTATGTCCTGGCTTGTGAGGTGGTCAGCAATCAAGCAGGACCATCCTTTGTGATTTGTGTTTTGATTGCTGGCCTATCTTCAATGTTGGCTGCGCTGTGCTATGCAGAGATTACTGCCCGGGTTCCCCATTCTGGCTCTGCATATCTCTACAGCCATGTCACTATAGGTGAGCTTTGGGCTTTCATCACTGGCTGGAACCGCATCCTCTCCCTTGTTGCTAATGCAGTCATTTATTTCCAGGTATTGTTCTTAGTTTTTGAGTCACTGCGTGTGACACTGCAAGAATTTATCTTAACGCATGTTTCCCACTACCTTAGAGAAGACCATATAAGCTTCATTTTTATGTTCACTCTGTGGTTTTTCATGGATTTCTGGTATGATTCAACTTCCTCGCTTGCCAAAGTGGTCATGTTGGTGAAAATTTTGGTTCTCAGTTTTGTCATCATCGCTGGCTTCGTTAAGGGGGACCTGCACAACTGGAAGCTCACAGAAGAGGACTACGTAAAGGCTGGACTCAATGACACCTCAAGCTTGGGCCCTCTGGGCTCTGGAGGATTTGTGCCTTTTGGCTTCGAGGGGATTCTCCGTGGAGCAGCTACctgtttctatgcatttataGGTTTTGAGGAAATTGTTACCAGAGTTGAGGAAGCCCAGAAGCCCCAACGTTCCATCCCCAGGAGCATTGTTATTTCACTGTTCATCCTCTTTGTGCTGTATTTTGGTGTCTCTTTAGCACTTACACTTATGGTGCCTTACTACCAGCTTCAACCTGGGAGCACCTTGCCCGAGGCATTTCTCTTTATTGGCTGGGCTCCTGCCTACTATATTCTAGTGTTTGgatttttctgtagttttttggGAAGTATCTTTGGACTTATTTTCCCCATATACCAGCTGTTACACAAGATGGCAGGGGATGGCCTCCTGTTCCCTGTCATTGCCTGGATCCTTACCAGGAACATCATcatcagaatgttttttttaatctttatgatCATTGCAGCAATCATGACCTTCTTCTTTGGAATCACTGATGTTGTGGACCTCATGTTTATTGGGTCCATGATATCTTACTCCATGGTTGCTATTTGTGTTCTCATCATCAGGTATCAGCCTGAGATGcagaatgatgaaaatgaaaCAGAGGTGCAGGATGAGAATGGACCTGCAGCAGGGAGGCTGACTCTACAGGGACTACTTTTTCcaggcagccccacccccactccactctCTGGCCGAGTTATCTATGTTTGCTCCTTACTGCTTGTTATGCTGCTCATTCTTCTGTGCCTGGTGCTGGCCCAGTGGCCAGTCCTGCTTTCTGGAGACCCAGTGTGGATTTCAGTGGTTGTGCTGCTCCTGGTGCTCATCACTGGGGTCACTGGGGTCATCTGGAGACAGCCTCAGAGCTCCAGTTCCCTTCACTCTAAGgtctctgctctgcctctcctcccagtACTGAGCATCTTCATGAATGTTTACCTTATGATGCAGGTGTCAGCTGCCACCTGGATCGTATTTGGTGTCTGGATGCTGATTGGGTTTGCTATCTACTTCAGCTATGGGTTCCGGTATAGCCTGGTCTCTAACCGCACTTAA